From a single Silene latifolia isolate original U9 population chromosome 6, ASM4854445v1, whole genome shotgun sequence genomic region:
- the LOC141586826 gene encoding uncharacterized protein LOC141586826, whose protein sequence is MNSLTTRTKPISQLLKPNSRTLFISLFSTSSPSSSPHYNSSSSSLSSRRHDEESRSVRVSVWWDIENCGVPSGVNVFKIAQSITSAVRANGIKGPVQITAFGDILCLNRSNQEALSSTGVNLIHIPNGGKNSADRSLLVDLMYWVSQNPPPAHIFLISGDKDFAGILHKLRMSNYNILLAAREVKNTSGVLYSAASIMWYWNELAKGENLSGKHFNQPPDGPFNSWYGHYRGPLQDPFTVSELQKYSEAEDSLNPELASDSRLRPVPMAILRQLRRVLNSHVEGLKISELRDLFIKDKVVLDKDFYGHKKFSRFLMAFPRIVKVEHRPDGQFFVKPVSTTSPKPVESKCAQLTAKENDKTPKITRMVVVKMPAEETSEKKVDEIMNNMKEKPAEEASEKKVDEIMTSMEEKPAEETSEKIASDAFVSENGVASIKDPNGKGVSNVEIVESPMTPTEEHNPKHKNGFFKNLWTKLFLGSMDSEREDGSSERLTSNVIPEKPVSEKMQSKSSNAMNLVAKTDTIEKSEASLGRDFSPERLTNVVLEKSISEKKPSESRNALSPVAKTDTLGNSEASLGFIAKIINWCKTWRNETGVDKPNKFQSPTIEPSPVEEDARKSDDLPPMKKLVNEASPPRKHDLFTKDPFWSALRSFFKTHRGSEIVFKALSREQIAYKLRKEGPLFLRPLQSIDIHHLVDLLITEKKWIKELPTQNPRFKLVSLYEESSAPTQPHNPTGLSSIFSNPQSPDNSQLRVSSIAPKKISEKSRTEILSDCQKLLDKILTRHPDGFNMALFKKRFLEKYGYALDHQKLGYPKLVSLLQVMPGVKVEADQVFPDNVVYSPGVQSLGLKKSTGSDTELSDSARKDDEVESPWEELGPVTKSDLSLNGSYVEYESAMSVEDEFSDSEKEDQSCSSNPVKGEEQINSKVVEGDNSLLQILNSWYSTNDESDPRGNRPDSESPPDFCEDETSRLGSLIAEVKGQAGSTSSNGYKHGSKKKYTFVAEGAEVEKGILIDGILGSLKKSGEVRV, encoded by the exons GGAGAGCAGGAGTGTGAGGGTTTCAGTGTGGTGGGACATAGAGAATTGTGGGGTACCATCTGGGGTTAATGTTTTCAAGATTGCACAATCAATTACATCTGCTGTAAGAGCAAATGGGATTAAAGGTCCTGTTCAAATCACTGCATTTGGCGACATTTTGTGTCTTAATAGGTCTAATCAAGAAGCTTTGTCTAGCACTGGTGTTAATCTCATTCATATTCCTAATG GTGGGAAGAACAGTGCTGACAGGTCCCTTCTTGTGGATCTTATGTATTGGGTATCTCAGAACCCTCCACCGGCACATATTTTTTTGATATCAGGTGATAAGGACTTCGCTGGTATTTTACATAAACTGAGAATGAGCAATTACAACATACTGTTAGCTGCCAGAGAAGTTAAAAACACTTCAGGTGTCCTCTATAGTGCAGCAAGCATCATGTGGTACTGGAATGAGCTAGCCAAAGGAGAGAACCTTTCCGGCAAGCATTTTAACCAACCTCCAGATGGCCCTTTCAATTCTTGGTATGGCCATTATCGAGGGCCCCTCCAAGACCCATTTACTGTTTCTGAGCTGCAAAAGTACTCAGAGGCCGAAGATTCATTGAACCCCGAGCTAGCATCGGACTCCCGGCTACGACCTGTACCAATGGCGATTTTGAGGCAGTTGCGCCGTGTTTTGAATTCACACGTTGAAGGACTTAAAATTTCCGAACTTCGTGATCTGTTTATAAAAGACAAAGTGGTACTCGATAAAGACTTTTACGGTCATAAGAAGTTCTCTCGGTTTCTTATGGCTTTTCCTCGTATTGTAAAGGTTGAACATCGTCCTGATGGTCAGTTCTTTGTGAAACCGGTATCAACTACAAGTCCAAAACCTGTTGAAAGCAAATGTGCGCAGTTGACTGCTAAAGAAAATGACAAGACTCCAAAGATTACAAGAATGGTGGTGGTTAAGATGCCAGCTGAAGAGACATCTGAGAAAAAAGTGGATGAGATTATGAATAATATGAAAGAGAAGCCAGCTGAAGAGGCATCTGAGAAAAAGGTGGATGAGATTATGACTAGTATGGAAGAGAAACCAGCGGAAGAGACCTCTGAGAAAATAGCGTCAGATGCTTTCGTAAGTGAGAATGGCGTGGCTTCTATCAAGGATCCAAATGGGAAAGGAGTTTCTAATGTAGAGATAGTTGAGAGTCCTATGACCCCTACCGAAGAACACAATCCAAAACACAAAAACGGCTTTTTCAAAAACCTTTGGACAAAATTGTTTCTGGGTAGCATGGATTCCGAACGAGAGGATGGTAGTTCTGAGAGACTTACATCTAATGTTATCCCAGAAAAGCCAGTATCCGAAAAAATGCAGAGTAAATCAAGCAATGCTATGAACCTTGTTGCAAAAACTGACACTATTGAAAAGTCTGAAGCTTCTTTAGGACGGGATTTTAGTCCTGAGAGACTTACAAATGTGGTCCTAGAAAAGTCGATTTCTGAAAAAAAACCGAGTGAATCAAGAAATGCGTTGAGCCCCGTTGCCAAAACTGACACACTTGGAAACTCTGAAGCTAGTTTAGGTTTCATTGCTAAGATAATAAACTGGTGTAAAACTTGGAGGAATGAGACAGGTGTCGATAAGCCGAATAAATTTCAATCACCCACTATAGAGCCAAGTCCTGTTGAAGAAGATGCAAGGAAATCTGATGATCTCCCACCCATGAAAAAGTTGGTCAATGAAGCTTCACCCCCAAGAAAGCATGACCTTTTCACgaaggatccattttggagtgctCTTCGATCTTTTTTCAAAACACACCGAGGATCAGAAATTGTCTTCAAAGCACTATCAAG GGAGCAGATTGCTTATAAGCTACGAAAGGAGGGGCCCTTGTTTCTTCGACCTCTTCAGTCAATTGATATTCATCACTTGGTTGATTTACTAATTACAGAGAAGAAATGGATTAAGGAGTTACCTACCCAAAACCCTCGATTTAAACTCGTTTCTCTATATGAAGAATCTTCGGCTCCCACACAACCTCATAACCCAACCGGGTTAAGTTCCATATTCTCGAATCCTCAGTCTCCTGATAATTCTCAGTTAAGGGTTTCCTCCATTGCTCCCAAGAAGATTTCAGAAAAATCCAGGACTGAGATCCTGTCTGATTGTCAGAAACTCTTGGATAAGATTTTAACTCGGCATCCTGATGGCTTCAATATGGCTCTTTTCAAAAAGCGGTTTCTAGAGAAATATGGATACGCTCTCGACCACCAAAAACTCGGATATCCGAAACTTGTTTCTCTCCTTCAGGTAATGCCCGGGGTTAAAGTAGAAGCCGACCAGGTTTTTCCTGATAATGTGGTTTACTCTCCTGGGGTTCAATCCTTGGGTTTGAAGAAGTCAACCGGATCAGACACTGAACTGTCTGACTCAGCTCGGAAAGATGATGAAGTGGAGTCGCCCTGGGAAGAACTTGGGCCTGTTACCAAGTCGGATCTTAGCCTAAATGGGTCTTATGTCGAATATGAATCAGCCATGTCTGTGGAGGATGAGTTTTCAGACTCAGAAAAAGAGGATCAGTCATGTTCGTCAAATCCGGTCAAAGGGGAGGAGCAAATTAATTCAAAGGTGGTCGAGGGTGACAACTCGTTGTTGCAAATCCTGAATTCCTGGTATAGCACCAACGACGAGAGCGACCCGAGAGGCAATAGGCCGGATTCTGAGAGCCCACCCGATTTTTGTGAGGATGAAACCAGCCGGCTAGGATCATTGATTGCTGAGGTTAAAGGTCAAGCTGGGTCTACCAGCAGCAATGGATATAAACACGGGTCAAAAAAGAAATACACATTTGTTGCTGAAGGGGCCGAGGTTGAGAAGGGGATTCTAATTGATGGGATTTTAGGGAGTTTAAAGAAGTCTGGTGAAGTAAGGGTGTAA